A single Chryseobacterium sp. DNA region contains:
- a CDS encoding protein-glutamine glutaminase, which produces MKKFLLSMMVFVSVLSFNSCAESSANQDNLSSKESNEIALKDFGKTVPVGIEKENGMYKVSFIVTAQFYEIKASKENEDYISMITQAVKDESPIHVFIKPNSNEIAKVEKPTDEDIRYFKSTLTKEAKGEASRLASVIPDLATLNSLFTKIKNQSCGTSTASSPCITFRYPVDGCYARAHKMRQILMNNGYDCEKQFVYGNLKASTGTCCVAWSYHVAVLVSFKNASGVVEKRIIDPSLFSSGPVTDTAWRGACTNSTCGSVSVSSYANTAGNVYYRSPAGSLLYDDNLVNTNCVLTTFSSLSGCSPSPAPNVGHCGF; this is translated from the coding sequence ATGAAAAAATTTTTGTTATCCATGATGGTATTCGTAAGTGTACTGTCTTTCAATTCCTGTGCGGAATCAAGCGCCAACCAGGACAACTTAAGTTCAAAGGAGTCTAATGAAATTGCGTTAAAAGATTTCGGCAAAACTGTTCCGGTAGGGATAGAAAAGGAAAATGGAATGTATAAGGTCTCATTCATTGTTACGGCCCAATTTTATGAAATAAAAGCCAGCAAAGAAAATGAAGATTATATTTCCATGATCACACAGGCGGTAAAGGACGAATCCCCTATTCATGTTTTTATCAAACCTAACAGCAATGAAATCGCAAAAGTAGAGAAGCCTACCGATGAAGATATCCGCTATTTCAAATCTACTTTGACAAAAGAAGCCAAAGGGGAAGCCAGCAGATTAGCCAGTGTTATTCCTGATCTTGCGACTTTAAACAGTTTGTTTACCAAAATTAAAAATCAGTCTTGTGGAACTTCTACAGCATCTTCACCATGTATCACTTTCAGATATCCTGTAGACGGCTGCTATGCAAGAGCTCACAAAATGAGACAAATCTTGATGAACAACGGATATGACTGTGAAAAACAGTTTGTATACGGAAACTTAAAAGCTTCTACGGGCACCTGCTGTGTGGCATGGAGCTATCATGTTGCTGTCCTGGTAAGCTTTAAAAATGCTTCAGGAGTGGTTGAAAAAAGAATTATTGACCCGTCTTTATTTTCAAGCGGCCCTGTAACAGATACTGCATGGAGAGGTGCGTGTACTAATTCCACGTGTGGGTCTGTATCTGTTTCTTCCTATGCCAATACTGCAGGGAATGTTTATTACAGAAGCCCGGCAGGTTCTCTGTTATATGATGATAATCTGGTAAATACCAATTGTGTACTGACTACATTCTCTTCTCTTTCAGGATGCTCGCCATCCCCTGCTCCTAATGTAGGACATTGTGGATTCTAA